A genomic region of Kribbella sp. NBC_00382 contains the following coding sequences:
- a CDS encoding histone-like nucleoid-structuring protein Lsr2, with protein sequence MAQRVQVVLEDDLDGGKADETVTFGLDGSTYEIDLSKKNAAKLRDALAGYVGAGRRVSGRRGSAGRTRGRGRSATDSADIRAWAKDNGYEVSERGRISAEVRAAYNDAK encoded by the coding sequence ATGGCGCAAAGGGTTCAGGTGGTTCTCGAGGACGATCTCGACGGCGGTAAGGCCGACGAGACCGTGACCTTCGGACTGGACGGTTCGACGTACGAGATCGACCTGTCGAAAAAGAATGCGGCCAAGCTGCGCGACGCCCTGGCCGGCTATGTCGGCGCCGGGCGCCGGGTCTCCGGCCGCCGGGGTAGCGCCGGCCGGACCCGCGGCCGCGGCCGGTCCGCGACCGACTCCGCGGACATCCGCGCGTGGGCCAAGGACAACGGCTACGAGGTCAGCGAGCGCGGCCGGATCTCGGCCGAGGTCCGCGCGGCCTACAACGACGCGAAGTAG
- a CDS encoding type III pantothenate kinase translates to MLLAVAVENTRTLVGLIFEGTVKRHWWVGTDPRRTADEWAVLLDGLLAGESPVSGVAVCSAVPHVLHELRDVVARYYREVPSVVVEPGVKTGLPVLVDNPREVGTDRIANALAAVNRYGAPCIVADFGTATTVDVVNANGAFIGGAIAPGIETAVDALGASAAQLRRIELVRPRSVVAKNTVEALQSGAIFGFASLVDGLITRIIAEQGFEQVTVVATGALASLVVDESSQIQHHEPFLTLQGLHYAFTRNN, encoded by the coding sequence ATGCTGCTCGCCGTCGCCGTTGAGAACACCAGGACCCTGGTCGGCCTGATCTTCGAGGGCACGGTCAAGCGCCACTGGTGGGTGGGGACGGATCCACGCCGTACTGCGGATGAGTGGGCCGTCCTGCTCGACGGGCTGCTCGCCGGCGAGTCCCCGGTGTCGGGGGTCGCGGTGTGTTCCGCAGTACCGCATGTGCTGCACGAGTTGCGGGATGTTGTTGCTCGGTACTACCGCGAAGTACCGAGTGTCGTCGTCGAGCCCGGTGTGAAGACCGGCCTGCCGGTGCTCGTCGACAACCCGCGTGAGGTCGGTACCGACCGCATCGCCAACGCGCTGGCCGCCGTCAACCGGTATGGCGCCCCCTGCATCGTCGCCGACTTCGGCACCGCGACCACCGTCGACGTGGTCAACGCCAACGGCGCCTTCATCGGCGGCGCGATCGCCCCGGGCATCGAAACCGCCGTCGACGCCCTCGGTGCCTCAGCGGCACAACTGCGCCGGATCGAGCTCGTCCGTCCGCGCTCGGTCGTTGCGAAGAACACCGTCGAGGCCCTGCAGTCGGGCGCGATCTTCGGGTTCGCGTCGCTCGTCGACGGACTGATCACCCGGATCATCGCCGAGCAGGGCTTCGAACAGGTCACCGTGGTGGCCACCGGCGCCTTGGCCTCGCTGGTCGTGGACGAGTCGAGCCAGATCCAGCACCACGAGCCTTTCCTCACCCTGCAAGGCCTGCATTACGCCTTCACCCGCAACAACTGA
- a CDS encoding carboxymuconolactone decarboxylase family protein yields MAFISPSTPPPGFLDDNRAAAGHIPNFVAMFASRPDVYEAWKQLNGAVKANMDLRRYELATLAAATALKSSYCTLAHGQVLADTFHEDVAALVDSPAPDPVDRAVMAFARKVALAADTVTQTDVDELRSLGLSDDDVLDVSLAAAARSFFSKTLDATGTTPDPAFKTQLPATLVEKLSVGRAIE; encoded by the coding sequence ATGGCATTCATCAGTCCGTCCACACCACCACCCGGCTTCCTGGACGACAACCGCGCTGCCGCCGGCCACATCCCGAACTTCGTCGCGATGTTCGCTTCCCGCCCCGACGTCTACGAGGCCTGGAAGCAACTCAACGGCGCGGTGAAGGCCAACATGGACCTCCGCCGCTACGAACTCGCCACCCTGGCCGCCGCCACCGCCCTGAAATCCAGCTACTGCACCCTCGCCCACGGCCAGGTCCTGGCCGACACCTTCCATGAAGACGTCGCAGCCCTGGTCGACTCCCCTGCCCCGGACCCCGTCGACCGCGCCGTGATGGCCTTCGCCCGCAAGGTAGCCCTGGCCGCCGACACCGTGACCCAGACCGACGTCGACGAACTACGCTCCCTCGGCCTCTCCGACGACGACGTCCTCGACGTCTCCCTGGCAGCCGCCGCCCGCTCCTTCTTCTCCAAAACCCTCGACGCCACCGGCACCACCCCGGACCCAGCCTTCAAAACGCAACTCCCCGCCACCCTCGTGGAAAAGCTCTCGGTAGGCCGCGCGATCGAGTGA
- a CDS encoding ArsR/SmtB family transcription factor codes for MAAKKKRVVLTDPRAIRALAHPARQRIIDELYSGRVLTATECAELAGLTPSATSYHLRALERWGIIERAESSTDGRERPWKAPATSLVVPNQPNGAGRLASQAIMRSNVDRMMEQFEELPSDDPWDGVSALNRSRLWLTKAETKQLDKDLLEVLDRYRRGRSAANHPAGTRQVSTLLAIIPTGKPPADD; via the coding sequence GTGGCCGCGAAGAAGAAGCGCGTGGTGCTGACCGACCCGCGAGCGATCCGCGCCCTGGCGCACCCGGCCCGGCAGCGGATCATCGACGAGCTGTACTCCGGCCGCGTGCTGACCGCGACCGAATGCGCCGAGCTGGCCGGGCTGACCCCGTCGGCGACCAGCTATCACCTGCGCGCACTCGAGCGCTGGGGCATCATCGAGCGGGCCGAGAGTTCGACCGACGGGCGCGAACGGCCCTGGAAGGCGCCCGCCACCAGCCTGGTGGTGCCGAACCAGCCCAACGGCGCCGGCCGGCTGGCCAGTCAGGCGATCATGCGCAGCAACGTCGACCGGATGATGGAGCAGTTCGAGGAGCTGCCCAGCGACGACCCCTGGGACGGCGTCAGCGCGCTGAACCGCAGCCGGCTGTGGCTCACCAAGGCCGAGACCAAGCAACTCGACAAGGACCTGCTCGAGGTGCTCGACCGCTACCGTCGCGGCCGCTCGGCCGCCAATCACCCGGCCGGCACCCGGCAGGTCAGCACCTTGCTGGCAATTATCCCCACCGGCAAGCCGCCGGCCGACGACTGA
- a CDS encoding TIGR03668 family PPOX class F420-dependent oxidoreductase, which produces MRLTADTCRERFTAADHAYLASISPGDPLRPHLVPVVFALSADVIVIAVDQKPKSTTDLRRLRNIAANPQVALLCDRYDADWRQLWWVRADGTARVDAENPAAIELLAAKYPQYVADPPRGPVITVAIETWSGWSFS; this is translated from the coding sequence GTGCGACTGACTGCGGACACCTGCCGCGAACGGTTCACCGCGGCCGACCATGCCTACCTCGCCAGTATCAGCCCGGGCGACCCACTCCGGCCGCATCTCGTCCCGGTTGTCTTCGCCCTCTCGGCCGACGTGATCGTGATCGCCGTCGATCAGAAGCCCAAGTCGACCACCGACCTGCGACGACTCCGCAACATCGCCGCCAACCCCCAGGTCGCTCTGCTCTGCGACCGGTACGACGCCGACTGGCGGCAACTCTGGTGGGTCCGAGCCGACGGCACCGCCCGGGTGGACGCGGAGAACCCGGCCGCGATCGAACTGCTCGCGGCCAAGTACCCGCAGTACGTCGCCGATCCCCCACGCGGCCCGGTGATCACCGTCGCGATCGAGACCTGGTCCGGCTGGTCCTTCAGCTAA
- the panC gene encoding pantoate--beta-alanine ligase gives MRLTQTKAELRAAAAIRPRAVVMTMGALHEGHAALLAEARERVGPDGSVVLTIFVNPLQFGPSEDFDRYPRTLASDLAIAKNEGVDLVFNPSRDELYPNEPSITVHPGPLADELEGQVRPGHFTGVLTVVSKMLHLTQPDLALFGEKDYQQLTLIREMVCDLDMDVDVVPVQTVREPDGLALSSRNRYLNETERDEALVLYRALTAGAKAGMNGPDAVLAAAHAELEAVPSVQIDYLALRAPDLGPVIGPGEARMLIAARVGSTRLIDNISITLR, from the coding sequence GTGAGACTCACCCAGACCAAGGCCGAGCTGCGGGCGGCCGCGGCGATCCGGCCGCGTGCGGTCGTGATGACGATGGGCGCGCTGCACGAGGGCCATGCGGCGTTGCTCGCCGAGGCTCGCGAACGCGTCGGGCCGGACGGCAGCGTGGTGCTGACGATCTTCGTGAACCCCTTGCAGTTCGGGCCGTCCGAGGACTTCGACCGGTACCCGCGGACGCTCGCCAGCGACCTCGCGATCGCCAAGAACGAGGGCGTCGACCTGGTCTTCAACCCGTCCCGCGACGAGCTCTACCCGAACGAGCCGTCCATCACCGTGCATCCCGGCCCACTGGCCGACGAGCTTGAGGGACAGGTCCGGCCGGGGCACTTCACCGGGGTGCTGACGGTGGTGTCGAAGATGCTGCACCTGACTCAGCCTGACCTGGCGCTGTTCGGGGAGAAGGACTACCAGCAGCTCACCCTCATCCGCGAGATGGTCTGCGACCTCGACATGGATGTGGACGTAGTACCGGTGCAGACCGTCCGTGAGCCCGACGGCCTGGCGCTGTCCTCACGCAACCGCTACCTCAATGAGACCGAGCGTGACGAGGCACTGGTCCTGTACCGCGCCCTGACTGCCGGTGCGAAGGCCGGGATGAACGGGCCGGACGCAGTACTTGCTGCGGCCCACGCGGAACTGGAGGCCGTCCCGTCGGTGCAGATCGACTACCTGGCCCTCAGAGCCCCCGACCTGGGCCCAGTGATCGGCCCCGGCGAGGCCAGGATGCTCATAGCGGCCCGAGTAGGTAGTACTCGTCTCATTGACAACATTTCCATAACCCTCCGGTGA
- a CDS encoding multicopper oxidase family protein, translating into MKHRRTVTAIAATLVVLAPIGWFWQQSLVPDGLSAMDMGYADYGGGPAMPAGHHHGSSVAELKPAADRAADVSVRLVARKERFDIAGRGSMEGYTLNHTSPGPQINARQGDLVEVTLVNESVPDGMTLHWHGVDVPAAEDGVAGVTQDAVQPGQTFTYRFVAVDAGTYWYHSHQQSHEQVKKGLYGVLVISPGTTDLVAAVHTYDKLRTVNGGYGERRVAATGTVRLRLINTDNGPMAAWVNGTGYRVLAVDGTAVNGPTAVEGKSVLVTAGGRIDLELTLPPGKAVRIGLGGGPTTLVIGDGDAPTATEPKDRVDLLTYGKPAALPFDPSKADRHFDYRIGRRIGFFNGKPGLWWTINGHQYPDVPMFMVAEGNVVTMTIKNTSGQVHPMHLHGHHVVVLSRNGTPATGSPWWTDSLNVEDNETYEVAFVADNPGIWMDHCHNLPHAAQGLITHLMYEGVTTPYRLDGSSHNRPE; encoded by the coding sequence ATGAAGCATCGCCGCACCGTGACCGCGATCGCGGCCACGTTGGTGGTGCTCGCCCCGATCGGCTGGTTCTGGCAGCAGAGCCTGGTGCCGGACGGCCTGTCGGCGATGGACATGGGGTACGCCGACTACGGCGGCGGACCGGCGATGCCGGCTGGGCATCACCACGGCAGCAGCGTGGCGGAGCTCAAGCCGGCCGCCGATCGGGCCGCCGACGTCTCGGTGCGGCTGGTTGCGCGCAAGGAACGCTTCGACATCGCCGGCCGCGGGTCGATGGAGGGGTACACGCTCAACCACACCTCGCCGGGCCCGCAGATCAACGCTCGGCAAGGCGATCTGGTCGAGGTGACCCTGGTCAACGAGTCCGTGCCGGACGGGATGACCCTGCACTGGCACGGCGTCGACGTACCGGCTGCCGAGGACGGGGTCGCCGGTGTCACGCAGGACGCGGTGCAGCCGGGCCAGACGTTCACCTACCGATTCGTGGCGGTCGACGCGGGGACGTACTGGTACCACTCGCACCAGCAGTCGCATGAACAGGTGAAGAAGGGCCTGTACGGCGTACTCGTCATCTCACCCGGTACTACGGACCTGGTGGCCGCCGTGCACACCTACGACAAGCTCCGAACGGTCAACGGCGGCTACGGCGAGCGCAGAGTCGCAGCGACCGGCACCGTGCGGCTGCGACTGATCAACACGGACAACGGCCCAATGGCGGCCTGGGTAAACGGCACCGGCTACCGCGTGCTCGCAGTGGACGGTACTGCGGTGAACGGACCGACCGCTGTCGAGGGGAAGTCCGTACTGGTGACAGCAGGCGGCCGCATTGACCTAGAGCTCACCCTCCCGCCCGGCAAGGCCGTCCGGATCGGCCTGGGCGGTGGCCCCACCACGCTGGTGATCGGCGACGGTGACGCACCGACCGCCACCGAGCCCAAGGATCGCGTAGACCTCCTGACCTACGGAAAGCCCGCCGCCCTACCCTTCGATCCGTCGAAAGCGGACCGCCACTTCGACTACCGAATCGGCCGCCGCATCGGCTTCTTCAACGGCAAACCCGGTCTCTGGTGGACGATCAACGGCCACCAGTACCCCGACGTCCCCATGTTCATGGTTGCCGAAGGCAACGTAGTCACGATGACCATCAAAAACACCTCAGGCCAGGTCCACCCCATGCACCTCCACGGCCACCACGTAGTCGTCCTCAGCCGCAACGGCACCCCCGCCACCGGCAGCCCCTGGTGGACCGACTCCCTCAACGTAGAAGACAACGAAACCTACGAAGTCGCCTTCGTAGCCGACAACCCCGGCATCTGGATGGACCACTGCCACAACCTCCCCCACGCAGCCCAAGGCCTGATCACCCACCTCATGTACGAAGGAGTAACCACCCCGTACCGCCTCGACGGCTCCAGCCACAACCGGCCGGAGTAG
- a CDS encoding L-aspartate oxidase: protein MTAPAVPQRLAAPEPGWTDTVDVVVIGSGIAGLTAALRARELGSVLVVTKDVVASGSTQWAQGGIAAALSPEDSPEDHLKDTLVAGAGLSDPEAVRVLVTEGPDAVRDLIELGAVFDKVAGGDLSLTREGGHHRNRIAHAGGDATGAEIERALVAAVKRAPDIRIIEHALVLDLLKAEDGAVAGVTLHVMGEGQLDGVGAIRSRAVILASGGLGQLYAATTNPSVSTGDGMALALRAGAKVRDLEFIQFHPTVLWLGKGAKGQQPLVSEAVRGEGAFLVDHEGKRFMQGQHELADLAPRDIVAKAIMRQMLASGKDHMFLDARGFGDEKWRVRFPTILASCRSHGIDPVHELIPVAPACHYSSGGVWTDLQGQTSVPGLYACGEVACTGVHGANRLASNSLLEGLVFARRIAATLAADLPVLREPAPDHRVPGLVAADVVPELQRVMTVGAGVIRSASGLSEAGDRLAKLIEQPAEQPGTPDWEATNLATVASALIEAATTREESRGSHWREDYPDRDDEHWSGSLDLTLPSEDDSARPAAKFVAQATPEGNK, encoded by the coding sequence ATGACTGCTCCTGCTGTGCCGCAGCGGCTGGCTGCGCCTGAACCTGGCTGGACCGACACGGTCGACGTGGTGGTGATCGGCTCGGGGATAGCGGGGCTGACGGCCGCCCTGAGGGCTCGTGAGCTCGGTTCGGTACTGGTGGTGACCAAGGACGTCGTGGCCTCCGGGTCGACGCAGTGGGCCCAGGGTGGGATCGCTGCGGCGCTCAGCCCGGAGGACTCGCCTGAGGACCACTTGAAGGACACCCTGGTCGCCGGGGCCGGGCTGTCGGACCCAGAGGCCGTTCGAGTGCTCGTGACCGAGGGGCCAGACGCAGTACGCGACCTGATCGAGCTTGGCGCCGTGTTCGACAAGGTCGCCGGGGGAGACCTGTCGCTGACCCGTGAAGGCGGCCACCACCGCAACCGGATCGCGCATGCGGGCGGTGACGCCACCGGTGCTGAGATCGAGCGGGCTCTGGTCGCCGCGGTGAAGCGGGCGCCCGACATCCGGATCATCGAGCACGCACTGGTGCTCGACTTGCTCAAAGCTGAAGATGGCGCGGTTGCCGGCGTGACCCTGCACGTCATGGGTGAGGGACAGCTGGACGGCGTCGGCGCGATCCGCAGCCGCGCGGTGATCCTCGCCTCGGGCGGACTCGGCCAGCTGTACGCCGCGACGACCAACCCGAGCGTCTCGACCGGTGACGGGATGGCGCTCGCGTTGCGGGCCGGTGCGAAGGTGCGCGATCTCGAGTTCATCCAGTTCCACCCGACCGTGCTGTGGCTCGGTAAGGGTGCCAAAGGCCAGCAGCCATTGGTGTCCGAGGCCGTCCGCGGCGAGGGCGCCTTCCTGGTCGACCACGAGGGCAAGCGGTTCATGCAGGGTCAGCACGAGCTGGCCGACCTGGCCCCGCGCGACATCGTGGCGAAGGCGATCATGCGCCAGATGCTTGCCTCAGGCAAGGATCACATGTTCCTCGACGCCCGTGGCTTCGGCGACGAGAAGTGGCGGGTGCGCTTCCCGACCATCCTCGCCTCCTGCCGCTCGCACGGCATCGACCCGGTGCACGAGCTGATCCCGGTCGCGCCGGCCTGCCACTACTCGTCCGGTGGGGTCTGGACGGATCTGCAGGGCCAGACCTCCGTGCCCGGGTTGTACGCCTGTGGAGAGGTCGCGTGCACCGGCGTACACGGTGCGAACCGGCTCGCCTCCAACTCGCTCCTCGAGGGCCTCGTCTTCGCCCGCCGGATCGCTGCAACCCTGGCGGCCGACCTGCCGGTACTACGGGAGCCCGCCCCCGACCATCGCGTGCCAGGGCTCGTGGCGGCGGACGTAGTACCGGAGCTGCAACGCGTGATGACGGTCGGTGCCGGGGTGATCCGGAGCGCCAGCGGACTGTCGGAGGCTGGTGACAGACTCGCCAAGCTGATCGAGCAGCCGGCCGAGCAGCCCGGAACACCCGATTGGGAGGCGACGAACCTGGCCACCGTGGCGTCCGCGCTGATCGAGGCGGCGACCACCCGGGAGGAGAGCCGCGGCTCGCACTGGCGGGAGGACTACCCGGATCGCGACGACGAGCACTGGTCGGGCAGTCTGGACCTGACGCTGCCTTCCGAGGATGATTCGGCACGGCCTGCCGCGAAGTTCGTGGCGCAAGCAACACCTGAGGGGAACAAGTAA
- a CDS encoding MFS transporter — protein sequence MKQPLHTSGTTAAAPLWSHRDIRLVLPARAVSYAGDSIALVALMLRVSDGTGSTAAITALLLAFAVPTVVMIPFAGRIVDAYDSRRVLVLASLLQAAAGIGLALSHGLAATLALVCLLQVGQAVAGPAWAALIPRIVGDELVGRATGASQALIGAATLVGSAAGGVLVGLTGDRVALLVDASTFLGLAVIAQLVRTRRTPLPGAPKERGAMTAGLRSLFADKLLQVLVPALWVFILVGEAVNVVEVLLIRNEIGLGPTGYGLVLAAQGAGAIAGAWFTGRLKSDLTRTRAVLAGTAAIGASCVLMGLAGGVVPLVIGAVTVGFGGGMLNAATSTLVVTRSLDALRGRVVAALTGTARACSLVALLLGGVTGSLLGPRATFVVAGVLAVGCAVVTGVLVARRDVVRAKDSLPVAVGHQAIGD from the coding sequence ATGAAGCAACCACTTCACACTTCCGGTACTACGGCAGCGGCTCCGCTCTGGTCGCACCGCGACATCCGGCTGGTCCTGCCGGCCCGCGCGGTCTCGTACGCCGGGGACTCGATCGCCCTGGTGGCGTTGATGCTCCGGGTCTCCGACGGCACTGGCTCGACGGCGGCGATCACCGCGTTGCTGCTGGCCTTCGCCGTGCCGACCGTGGTGATGATCCCGTTCGCGGGCCGGATCGTGGATGCGTACGACTCGCGTCGCGTACTGGTGTTGGCGTCGTTGCTCCAGGCGGCGGCCGGTATCGGGCTCGCCCTCAGTCACGGCCTGGCGGCCACCTTGGCGCTGGTCTGCTTGCTGCAGGTCGGCCAAGCGGTCGCAGGACCGGCCTGGGCAGCGCTGATCCCACGGATCGTCGGCGACGAGCTGGTGGGCCGGGCCACCGGGGCCAGCCAGGCTCTGATCGGTGCAGCGACTCTGGTTGGGTCGGCCGCGGGCGGCGTACTGGTCGGGCTCACAGGTGACCGGGTCGCTCTCCTGGTCGATGCCTCGACCTTCCTCGGGCTGGCCGTCATCGCCCAGCTGGTTCGGACCCGCCGTACTCCGTTGCCGGGAGCACCGAAGGAGCGTGGGGCCATGACGGCCGGTCTACGCAGCCTCTTCGCCGACAAGCTGCTGCAGGTGCTCGTACCTGCCCTGTGGGTGTTCATCCTGGTCGGGGAGGCGGTGAATGTGGTCGAGGTCCTGCTGATCAGGAACGAGATAGGTCTCGGCCCGACCGGCTACGGACTGGTACTGGCCGCCCAGGGAGCAGGTGCCATCGCCGGGGCCTGGTTCACGGGCCGGTTGAAGAGCGATCTGACTCGCACCCGGGCAGTTTTGGCCGGTACTGCGGCCATTGGCGCCTCCTGTGTACTCATGGGCCTGGCCGGTGGAGTGGTTCCGCTGGTGATCGGGGCGGTAACAGTGGGTTTCGGTGGAGGGATGCTCAATGCCGCAACGAGCACCTTGGTAGTGACCCGCTCGCTCGATGCTCTCCGTGGCCGGGTAGTGGCTGCATTAACCGGTACTGCGCGCGCGTGCTCGTTGGTGGCTCTACTCCTGGGTGGCGTCACCGGTTCGCTGCTCGGGCCTCGGGCCACCTTCGTCGTCGCCGGGGTGCTCGCCGTCGGCTGCGCAGTGGTTACGGGTGTTCTGGTGGCCCGGAGGGACGTAGTACGGGCAAAGGATTCGTTGCCGGTGGCGGTCGGTCACCAGGCTATCGGCGATTAG
- the nadC gene encoding carboxylating nicotinate-nucleotide diphosphorylase, translating to MDDTLDKQWVEDLVRATIEEDLAGGVDVTTTATVEADQVSVAEFVARADGVVAGLEIAELVVRLIAGKDEVEIEHSVADGAQVKAGAVLMTVRGKTRQLLTAERTALNLLCHLSGVATLTSRWVQAVEGTGAVIRDTRKTMPLLRQLEKYAVRCGGGRNHRMALSDAALIKDNHVIAAGGVAEAFRLVRKAYPDLSVEVEVDSVEDALIAVESGAELILLDNMAVPMLREAVEKVAGRARLEASGGLTLEVAREVAETGVDFLAVGALTHSAPVLDIAMDLQAA from the coding sequence ATGGATGACACGCTCGACAAGCAATGGGTCGAGGACCTCGTCCGGGCCACCATCGAGGAGGACCTGGCCGGCGGGGTCGACGTGACCACCACCGCGACGGTCGAGGCGGACCAGGTCTCGGTCGCCGAGTTCGTGGCCCGCGCCGACGGTGTCGTGGCCGGCCTGGAGATCGCCGAACTGGTGGTGCGGCTGATCGCGGGCAAGGACGAGGTCGAGATCGAGCACTCCGTCGCCGACGGCGCACAGGTCAAGGCGGGCGCGGTGCTGATGACTGTGCGCGGCAAGACCCGGCAGCTGCTCACGGCCGAGCGCACGGCGCTCAACCTGCTCTGTCACCTCTCCGGCGTCGCCACGCTGACCAGTCGCTGGGTCCAGGCCGTCGAGGGGACCGGGGCGGTCATCCGCGACACCCGCAAGACGATGCCGCTGCTGCGCCAGCTGGAGAAGTACGCGGTCCGCTGTGGTGGCGGGCGCAACCACCGGATGGCACTGTCCGACGCTGCGCTGATCAAGGACAATCACGTGATCGCCGCTGGTGGCGTCGCGGAGGCGTTCCGGCTGGTCCGCAAGGCTTACCCGGACCTGTCCGTCGAGGTCGAGGTGGACAGTGTCGAGGACGCTCTGATTGCCGTCGAGTCCGGTGCTGAGCTGATTCTGCTGGACAACATGGCGGTCCCAATGCTGCGTGAGGCCGTCGAGAAAGTGGCCGGCCGGGCTCGCCTGGAGGCCTCAGGCGGGTTGACGCTCGAGGTGGCCCGCGAGGTCGCCGAGACCGGCGTGGACTTCCTCGCGGTCGGCGCGCTCACACACTCGGCACCCGTGCTCGACATCGCGATGGATCTCCAGGCTGCCTGA
- a CDS encoding Rossmann-like and DUF2520 domain-containing protein → MERIGIIGSGRAGSALGAALASAGHPVTGVTARSQASLDRAARLLPDVPVLAADEVTARADVVLVAVPDSAISEVARSLPLTAEQYVVHLSGAHGLAVLQPTVAIPVALHPPMTFTGDRPDLSAITFTATAPERARPVVERLVKALGADLQWVAEDQRARYHAGVVHGANHLTTLLAQAFAVLRDAGITDPAATLRPLLSATLDNTLRSGHDALTGPIARGDVETVAAHLAVLRGRTASTYAELARATVDLAAADGRLERSTAERFYEVLAAQPVLERDRTGEAPR, encoded by the coding sequence ATGGAACGCATCGGCATCATCGGCTCCGGCCGGGCCGGCAGCGCCTTGGGAGCAGCCTTGGCGTCGGCCGGGCATCCCGTCACCGGCGTCACGGCACGCTCGCAGGCATCGTTGGATCGCGCCGCGAGACTCCTTCCGGACGTCCCGGTCCTGGCGGCCGACGAGGTGACGGCTCGGGCAGACGTCGTGCTGGTCGCAGTACCGGACAGTGCGATCAGTGAGGTCGCCCGGAGTCTCCCGCTGACAGCAGAGCAATACGTCGTCCACCTGTCCGGCGCACATGGCCTAGCCGTCCTGCAACCGACAGTGGCGATCCCTGTAGCGCTGCACCCGCCCATGACCTTCACCGGCGACCGCCCCGACCTCAGCGCCATCACCTTCACCGCAACTGCGCCCGAAAGGGCAAGGCCAGTAGTGGAGCGTCTGGTCAAGGCACTAGGGGCTGATCTCCAGTGGGTCGCCGAGGACCAGCGCGCCCGCTACCACGCGGGTGTGGTGCACGGCGCCAACCACCTGACCACCCTGCTCGCACAGGCTTTCGCCGTACTACGAGATGCCGGCATCACCGACCCAGCGGCGACTCTGCGACCCTTGCTGTCCGCAACGCTCGACAACACGCTGCGGTCCGGTCATGATGCGCTCACTGGGCCGATTGCGCGCGGCGATGTCGAGACGGTGGCAGCCCACTTGGCGGTACTACGAGGGCGCACCGCGAGCACGTACGCCGAGCTGGCCCGGGCGACGGTGGACCTGGCGGCGGCGGACGGCCGGCTGGAGCGCAGTACGGCCGAGCGGTTCTACGAAGTACTGGCAGCGCAACCTGTGCTTGAGCGGGATCGAACAGGGGAGGCACCACGGTGA
- a CDS encoding DedA family protein, translating into MGATTLHALAIAIPTGGVAILAYLVVGLVIGVESMGVPLPGETTLIAAALLASQHDLNIVFVIAAAAAGAIIGDSIGYFIGRKAGRGLFERLGRRFHHFSEERIVKAERYFHKYGVWTVFFGRFVALLRIFAGPMAGMLRMHYPRFLAANAAGGIAWSTTIGVVAYKVGDNADKIFGEVSVWALVAIGAALVVAYAVYKIRKRRHAVPAVTEPAADAGAVPAESADA; encoded by the coding sequence ATGGGGGCAACGACATTACATGCGCTGGCGATCGCGATCCCGACCGGTGGGGTGGCGATCCTCGCCTATCTGGTGGTCGGCCTGGTGATCGGGGTCGAGTCGATGGGTGTGCCACTGCCCGGCGAGACGACGCTGATCGCCGCCGCGCTGCTGGCGTCGCAGCACGACCTGAACATCGTCTTCGTGATCGCCGCGGCCGCGGCCGGCGCGATCATCGGCGACTCGATCGGGTACTTCATCGGCCGGAAGGCGGGTCGCGGGCTGTTCGAGCGGCTCGGCCGGCGGTTCCACCACTTCTCCGAGGAACGGATCGTGAAGGCGGAGAGGTACTTCCACAAGTACGGCGTCTGGACGGTCTTCTTCGGCCGGTTCGTCGCACTGCTGCGGATCTTCGCCGGCCCGATGGCGGGCATGCTGCGGATGCACTACCCACGGTTCCTGGCCGCCAACGCGGCCGGCGGTATCGCCTGGTCGACCACGATCGGCGTGGTCGCGTACAAGGTCGGGGACAACGCCGACAAGATCTTCGGCGAGGTGTCGGTCTGGGCCCTGGTCGCGATCGGCGCCGCGCTCGTGGTGGCGTACGCGGTCTACAAGATCCGCAAGCGGCGCCACGCGGTACCGGCGGTCACGGAACCCGCGGCCGACGCGGGCGCAGTACCCGCTGAGTCAGCGGACGCTTAG